The Apostichopus japonicus isolate 1M-3 chromosome 3, ASM3797524v1, whole genome shotgun sequence region AACTTTATTTCTCATGAACGGCCCGGAGTATCGTACCAATGGATTATGTTGCAAACAAATGTGGTATATGAACTTTCTTCTGAGTAAGTATACACCTTTCTACAGCATGTCATATTGGTGAAAACTAAGCTGATTGAGGCCTTTGCAAACGGTACTGTAACCCTATGAATGTATAAGAAAGCTTTTAAGAATATTTAACTCTTAAATGCATTTATTACGCTTTCGTTTGTAGAAATAAAAGCAAACTCTTTAAAGAAGCAGACCTGCCCGATGTGAAGAGACTACCATTTGCAGACCCAAAAGTAGAAAAACAGACACATAAAGGGATGAGCCAAGCCATTGGTCCTAGCATACGATTGGCAAAGGTCTGTAAACGTAAAATGAAATACATCGGTTGCCACtgatatcatttcatttcagtGAGAGCTTTCATTTGGCTTTAAGAATTCCTTTAGAATAACACATGAAATTGCTTAAGTTTTCGACTTAAACAcatactgttacttgtcatttagcctttgaagaatatcctgctagggatcgaaacgtcaggccaacttactttacacattctcctacacaggctctctagtggataagcagtttgctaacagttttagtttattttgaaaGTATTTAAATAGATTTCCAAGAACtaaatgtatgtaaaaaacaaGTCACACACGCATAGAGTTACTCCTGTTCTATAGATTTGATGAGCATGTTATAATACAATTTTGCGGTTACATATTCGTTTCTTTTTATACCTAAAACCTCAACACTATACTTACCAATGCAACAGCGTTAGAGGCAAGCACCTCGGCTGGTGACAAGACCGTGAAGTAGGCAATGTTGGTCAGAACATAGATTACGGTTACCATGGGGATAGCAATAATCACGGCACGGGGAAGGTTTCTGCAAAACAAACCACTTGAAACTAATACAGTTTTCAAGGAAATGTCAGTattcaaattgcaatatttttaaTACCATTGCATAGTATAGTATACACAGTCACGCTATTTCACATAGTGCGTTAATAATTGTTATTCAACCTGAATTTATATCCATACAAACATATTTACTCTAGCGAAGTATGTTATATACAAACAGGCGAGCATATTTACTCGAAGTATGTTATATACAAACAGGCGAGAAAACACGGGGAAAGGTATGAGATGTGTTTAGTGCTGCAAGTGAAGACGGCAAAAACATTCCAGCTAGGTTACACGGTTGcttcatactgtacacacattTACAAAGTGTGTGACATATGTTTGTAAAATGATCATGCGTAAAGAGTTAAGATAAGCAATCCTACATCGATCAGTTAACCATGTCTTGctgtaaatttatttaaaattattaaaggaTTATTCCGATGGCCGACAATGTGAAAGTTGTGAGAAAGAGAAAACATATTCTACACTGTTAGTTAAGAAAACACCCCGTTACCAATTATATTCTTTGCTTTGAAGATGGTTGTTTTAATGTAAATACCTTCACCAGATAAACCCTTCCTTGCCAGGATACCTATGATAGTAGAAGATGTTTACTGTGATCATAACAGATGTCCTTCAAAAACTTTATGTTCCCCTaataatgatgaagatgatgatgatgatgacgatgatgacgatgatgacgatgatgacgatgatgacgacgatgatgacgatgatgacgatgatgatgatgatgatgatgatgatgatgatgatgatgatgatgatgatgatgatgatgatgatgatgatgatgatgatgatgatgatgatgatgatgatgatgatgatgacgatgacgatgacgatgacgatgacgacgacgacgacgatgacgatgacgatgacgatgacgatgacgatgacgatgacgatgatgataaggaCGATGATGATAAGGACGATGATGATAAGGACGATGatagttataataatataatgataataatacttatattaataataataataataataataataataatcattataataatCATTACGCAGCTCAAAAGCCAGATGCATCCACAGACTTACCAGGATAGAGAATGGTTATGAAGTAAAGATGCAGACAATTCCAACAGAATATCCcttataaacacacacatatacctGTATGGGTCCTTCAGTTCTTCTACCGCATAATTCAGTTGGTTCCTGAAAAATCAAAATCGCAATAGGGATGAAACTAAGCATAATCAATAAAGGGAAGCATATGATCAGTATGCATTTCTTGTTTCCACCCTCCTGGGAGTACATACTCCACGAAAAACAAACCTCTTCGGTGGTTGGGCTGTTCTCCCTAATAAACCTTATTGGAGGGGTTTCACTCACAAGCCCTTTAGACATCGGGGTTTTTAAACtagcccctcccctcccccatctatGCCAGAGCCGATGCCTCCTCCCAGGTTACATAGTCTGTCACGAGaggatttaaattatttttttagcGTTGGGCTTATTCACCAGATACCGGAGAAGGTTGTCACGTAGCAGTCAACTGTTATTAGTCTCAGAACAGCGTCATACTTGGTGCTGAGGCTTTCGGCGTCCTTTCCGCAAGCGCAAAGACTCACCGAAAACTGATATGCATATAGGATGTAATGAACGTCATTTACATGTCATTTTACAGCGGTAGGATACATGACTACATCAGCAACATATCAGCTGATAACATCCACGGGAACATGGATAATATCGTGTATAGCGCAGACATGGAAGTGTCTCGAATATGTACCAATAATGTTCAGAAAATCATCATTTCTGCTGAGCCTTTCGCCATTTCACAAGTTTAGATATATGTCACTTACCAACCATCATAAGCCCAAAGTCCTTGATAAAATGCAGTACCGTAGGCAAATACTTTAGTAGATGAATCCTTGAATAAAACGCTAGGTGCGATATGTTCTGTGTAGCCTGCAATGTCAAACATTAAAATAGTAAAAATGAGATTTATTCTTCGTAAAACGTCAAAATATGCCAATATATaggtaatttgtttttaatttgttactCTAGTGGTAGCATAGTGTTATGTTGTACATGGAGGCTTGTAGTACGAACACAACACCATGAGTATCCAAGTATAATTCCCTTGGTATATGACTACGAGTACTTTTAATGCACTCAGTAAGTACAGATAAcattattaaatgaaataaacatttattcATATTAAAATTCAATAGTTGGCAATAAACATGTACATTATCTCTAAAATGTGCTGAATTGTTCAACAGGGTTAAAAAAAGGTATTTCAATTGCCGAACAATATAATTGAACTTTTAAGAgcgaaatgaaaacaatttttacCTTGAATGAGTCTGACAAAACCTACAAATATGATAAGCACCAAAGCAAATAGTTTTGCTACTGTCATGGCAACCTGTAGGGAAATAGATCTTCTGGAGCTAGCGCAGTTGAGGGCGATCAATAAAGCTGAAACGAATATTTATCAATAAAAACCTTCTGATTAATACGACATATTTATACGTCATATTTGTACGAGATACACACTGCAGCGAAAAGCCCTCGTATGTTTACTTTAAAAATCTTATTAGCACCGCGGAGGCAACACGCTATTATAGAGCCAGCTGAAGCCGCAAAACTGCTACGTAACTGtctttggtttcgatgataatagTAACCTAATTTGAAGTCATGCAGGCAGATAAGTGTATATCTGTGAATGTGACGCCTTGcttataaacacgatatctcaagaaaagaAGCTTGGACCAACGTTAAATATGGCGTGTAGGAGTACCATATTGAATAGAAGACGCCTATTTTgtgaaggtcaaatgtcattgaagtcaccaggggtcaaattgtggaaactttgtgctatattttatatattctaccgtatctcccaccgaaaATCTTATTTGATAagatgtgcgttacgcctcataagaataggagaggctgttggcaattggaattAGCTTAAGGGAATCCGTAGATAAGAACCAGAAGTCTCGACCAAATCATCCATAGTCTTAAGAGTGTCGGTAACTGCATTCGTCGCTGCACACACGCCTGTGTAAAAAGGTGTGTAATAAACGCTGTACTGTTTGTACATACGTGCTATTATATATTTCGGCAATTctcgagattcagtgccaaatgaAAACGTCAGGGTTTAAATGAAGTAACGTTGGGTAAAATGGGCCACGTTGGGGATAGGTGGGCTGCTACAGTCATTAAAGGTGCCCTAGCGCGGCCATGTGTTACATGTATCTAGGGATAGTATGTAAACTAGTGTAAAGAACGAGGTGAGAATTATATACTTAATAATCTTACACTTTCGATATCTGCTGTCCAGTTTTGAGTTTGGTTTCGTACCATCCCCCTCTTACATTTTCTGCCCCTTCGGTTGGTTCCGAGACAGGGCGTTCCCCACCCTTGGACGTTGGCAGCGTTACAATACATACATTAGTTTGTGTGTGTCCGTTTGTATGTTTGTTGAGTGTTTGTGTAGATTTAGCACAAAGAACTTTTGTGAAGTGTTCAAACTATGGTTGCTAAATATCCACAATAATTCTAAACATAAAACGAAAGATATACTGATTTCAAGTTTACAGTGTTATGCTCCTCTTCGTCTTTCAGGCGTTTCAACAAGTACATGCATATCGGATGTCTGTAAGTATATAACGTAAGTTAATGTTTGTGATAACACAACGATCTGTGTTAATGCCCTTAAATAGTGAACTTACCAATCGCATTAACTGCAATAATTTTGACGATATAGCTGGGAGGTGAACACGAGGAAGAACTGCTAAATGCCTCTGCAAGATACTGAGCAAATATTGTAGTAATAGCAGCGAGGGTAGATGTCCGTATCAGCAATACAGCTACCCAGGAGTAAAGGAAAGCCAGTGGAGGACCAAATCCCGTCTTTATGTAGCTGAACTCACCGCCTGACGTTGGGATTATTGTTCCCAATTCAGCAAATGAAAGAGATCCTACAAAGGAAataccaccaccatcatcatcatcatcatcatcatcatcatcatcatcatcatcatcatcatcatcatcatcatcatcatcatcatcatcatcatcatcatcatcatcatcatcatcatcatcatcatcagggTTGCCATAATCAAAAGTTGACAATTTCATATAGCACCGTCATTCTTGCAAATCTATTCTTATATTCAAAGAAGTAATAtcattcaacaacaacaacaacaaaagttggAATAGTTAGTGAAAGATATAACAAAAATCACCTTACCTAACATTGCAGCCACTCCACACAGAGTCCAGACTACGAGACTCATACCCACGCTCTCGGTTTGTTGTAGAACACCCTTCGGTGATATAAATATTCCAGAACCAATCATGTTACCGACGATGATGGCTATTCCACCAATCAAGTTGATATCTCTGGTAAGGCTCTCCTTGTCTCTCTGGTCAGAATGATGAATATCATATGTTAATTCTTTCGAAGGAGAATTAGAATCCATATCTGCAACAGCTTCAATTCGTGCCATTGTGTATAACTGCCTTAGTAAGTTCTTCCAGGCACTTCATCCAGGTAGTACAATAATAGGTGACCCTAAACTAACCACATACCGATGACCTCAAAAACGAGTTGCTTAGAAATTGCCGCTTCTTAGGGTGGAAATTTCAACTCATGTTTACCAACTTTATCAAAGTTCGATTGAATCAACTCCTCAGCGGTGAAGATGTAAGCAAGTTTGTCTTTCAAGAACAAAAAGTTGGATTTACTGAAGGGTGCGAATTCCATCTTGCAGTATAGTCAATAGTGCAGTCGTGTATTTGATTCGATACTGATTATATTAGTTGAAGCCTTGCCAAAGTAATTTGAAACACAATTTTCCAACATCCCTTTTGCTACTTCAGCGGCAAAAAGGCCTTCTCAGATTAACACATGTCCAATGTCACGGCGTTAGTAGGCCTACTTTGCTATATCATCAATGCATAGAGATATCAATAAACCTCGTTTGGAATCTCTCGTAAACCATGATTAGGATACGTTTTCaagtgagggggtgggggaggggtgtaactGAGACCTATAGTCTTCTCGAGCTTTGTCATCATTGTCACCAAAGTCAGTGGGCTAGGTAGGTCACAAGTTCccaattaatataattaatatctaCGCTGAAGTATTGTCTACGTTCGATAGAGGCATACGCTTATATTGTACATTGTGTCAATTCCGTATAAGTACTACCATATTAGTATTGACCAATCATAGGCTA contains the following coding sequences:
- the LOC139965600 gene encoding b(0,+)-type amino acid transporter 1-like, with the protein product MARIEAVADMDSNSPSKELTYDIHHSDQRDKESLTRDINLIGGIAIIVGNMIGSGIFISPKGVLQQTESVGMSLVVWTLCGVAAMLGSLSFAELGTIIPTSGGEFSYIKTGFGPPLAFLYSWVAVLLIRTSTLAAITTIFAQYLAEAFSSSSSCSPPSYIVKIIAVNAIALLIALNCASSRRSISLQVAMTVAKLFALVLIIFVGFVRLIQGYTEHIAPSVLFKDSSTKVFAYGTAFYQGLWAYDGWNQLNYAVEELKDPYRNLPRAVIIAIPMVTVIYVLTNIAYFTVLSPAEVLASNAVALTFANRMLGPMAWLIPLCVCFSTFGSANGSLFTSGRLAMVCSREGHMISILSTVNVHRKTPMAAIIFEGGLAILMVIPNDFESLVNYFSFTSWMFYGLSCLAHIVLRFTHPEWKRPIKIPLIVPLIVVVFSIYLMMAPIINDPSLPWLFAAVFILAGFLLYFPFVKMRLRIKCFGYITRFLQKLLLSVPSRFVSPEEDVNKSTDS